TTGGTGAGCGGGATATCGCGTTCCACCGCGAGGTCTTCCACGGCGGCGTGGACCTCGCCGCGCCGTACGGCTCGCCCATCTACGCCGCGCTGGACGGCGAAGTCACCGCGAGCGGGTACGGGGACTACGGCCTGAACGTCTTCACGGTGAGCGGCAACAGCACCGTCGTGTACGGCCACATGAGCCGCGCGGCCGTGGTGGCCGGCCAGCACGTGGTCCAGGGCCAGCTGCTGGGCTATGTGGGCTGCTCCGGCATCTGCACGGGGCCGCACCTCCACTTCGAGGTGCGCCTGGGAGGGCGCCCGGTCGACCCGCTGGCGCTACTGCCGTGAATGGGCGCCCGGACGGCCCGGGCCTGCGGCTGCTGGTCGTGGACGACGAGGAACAGATCCTCGAACTCCTCGACCTCACGCTGAGTCTGCACGGCTACGACGTGCAGACGGTCCCGAGCGGTCCCGATGCGCTTGCCCACCTCCACGTTCAGGACGTGGACGTGATCGTGATAGACGTGCTGATGGCCCCGTGGGACGGCTTCCAGACGGTCCGTCACCTGTGCGCTGCCCTGCCCTTGGTGCCGCCGGTGGTGTTCCTGTCGGGCCTGAACCGACCGGACCCGCTGCCAGACCTGGGCGGCGATGTGCGGGTGGAGTATCTGGTCAAGCCGTTCCGTCCGTCCGAGCTGATCGCTGTGATCGAACACGTCTGGGCGTCCCGTCCCCCCACGGACTGACCCCATCTGCTCCCGCCTGCTGACCCTTCCGATGGGGTCAGCTGTTGGCTACCGTGGAGCCATGAGCGAGACCACCACCGGAACGCCCCAGCTGAATCGCGGGTTTGCACAGATGTTCAAGGGCGGCGTGATCATGGACGTCGTCACGCCGGAGCAGGCGCGCATCGCCGAGGCGGCCGGCGCCACCGCCGTGATGGCGCTGGAACGCGTGCCGGCCGACATCCGCCGCGACGGCGGCGTGGCCCGCATGAGCGATCCCAAGATGATCAAGGAGATCATCGCGGCCGTGACGATTCCGGTGATGGCCAAGGTCCGCATCGGGCATGTGGTCGAGGCGCAGATCCTCCAGGCGCTCGGCGTGGACTTCATCGACGAGTCCGAGGTGCTGACACCGGCCGACGACCAGTTCCACATCCTGAAGACGGACTTCCGCGTGCCCTTCGTGTGCGGCGCGAAGAACCTCGGTGAGGCGCTGCGCCGCGTGGGTGAAGGTGCCAGCATGATCCGCACCAAGGGTGAGGCCGGCACCGGCAATGTCGTGGAGGCCGTGCGCCACGCCCGTACCGTGCTGGGCGAGATCCGCGCGATCCAGTCCCGCCCAACCGAGGAACTCATGACGGTGGCGCGCGATCTCCAGGCACCGTACGAACTGGTCAAGTACGTGCACGAGCACGGCCGCCTGCCCGTCGTGAACTTCGCGGCCGGCGGCGTCGCCACCCCGGCCGACGCGGCCCTGATGATGGTGCTCGGCCTGGACGGCGTGTTCGTGGGCAGCGGCATCTTCAAGAGCGACAATCCCGAACGCCGTGCGCAGGCCATCGTGAAGGCCGTCACGCACTACCAGAACCCGGACGTGCTCGCCGAGATCAGCGAGGACCTGGGCGCCCCGATGACCGGCATCAACATCGACGAGCTGATCCCGGCCGAACGCCTTGCCAGCCGTGGCTGGTAAAGCCGCGCCCGTGGTGGGCGTCCTGGCCCTCCAGGGCGCCTTCCGCGAGCACCGCCAGCGGCTCGAGAGCCTCGGAGCCGCCGGGCGCGAGGTCCGTCTGCCCGCCGACGTGGACGGTCTGGCGGGCCTGGTGCTGCCCGGAGGGGAGAGCACCACCATGACCCGCCTGCTGGACAGCTTCGACCTGTGGGAGCCGATCGCGGCCCTCCACGCGCGGGGCGGGGCACTGTGGGGCACGTGCGCCGGGGCGATCCTCCTCGCGGCGGACGTGCTGGGCGCACCGCCCCAGGACGGCGGCCACCAGCGCAGCTTCGGTGTGCTCGACGTGACCGTGCAGCGCAACGCCTTTGGACGTCAGGTGGATTCCTTCACGACTCCTCTCGATGTGCGTGGGCTGGACGCGCCGTTCGAGGCGGTGTTTATCCGCGCGCCGACCTTCGTGCGCGTTGGGAGCGACGTGGACGTCCTCGCGGATTACGCCGGCCACGCCGTGTTGGTGCGGCAGGGAAGGGTCCTGGCCAGCGCTTTCCACCCGGAGCTGACCGGGGATGCCCGGCTACACCGGGCGTTTCTGGAGATGCTTGTCCCAGAATTAACACGCTAGAAACAGGGAGAGGAATAAAATATTCACGAGCTCGAAAAATCGTGAATACTTTCACTAAGATGTAAGCATTTCAGTACGTCCGCCGGCACTCCCGTCACGTAGGGTAGGGGCGGTGGAGACGAGCGTGTACGAACGGGATGGAGCGCGGCTCCACGTCGCGACGACGGGCCACGGCCCGGACGTGGTGCTGATCCACGGTCTCAGCGGCTCCGGCCAGTGGTGGCGTCACAACGTCCCTGCGCTGAGCCGCGAGCACCGCGTCCACGTGCTTGACCTGGCAGGGTACGGCCGGGCGCGGCGGCAGCGGGCTTTGGGCGTGCAGGCCGTGGCCCGGCTGGTGGCGGCGTGGCTGGAGGAACGCGACCTGCACGATGTCACGGTCATCGGTCACTCGATGGGCGGGCATATCAGCCTGCATGTCACGGCCCTGGTGCCGGACCGCGTGTCCAGGCTGGTGCTTGCGGCGGCCAGCGGCCTGCTGCGTCAGCCCCTGCCGCGCGTGATGCTGGCGCTGCCCGGCGCGCTGGTCACGGGCCGCAAGCGCTTCCTGCCGCAGATCATCGGGGACGCGCTGCGGGCGGGGCCGCGCAACCTGCTCATCAGCAGCCGCGACCTGCTGCGCGACAGCGTGCAGGAGCTGCTGCCGGCCGTCCATGTTCCGACGCTGGTGATCTGGGGTGCGAGGGACGCCCTGGTGCCCGTGAGCGTCGGGCGCATGCTGGCCGGTCTGGTCCCCGGCGCGACGCTGCACGTGATTCCCGGCGCCGGCCACGTGGTGATGGTGGACGCGGCGCCCACCTTCAACCGGCTGGTGCTGGACTTCATGGCTGAGGGCCGAGGGGAAGGCGGATGAAGGTCGACCGGATATTCCTCGACGTGCACGGCCTGCGCACGCACGCGCTGGTGCTGGGGCGCGGAGCCCCGCTGGTGGTTGTGCCCGGTCTGGGCTGCGCGTCGTGGATGTACCTGCGGGTCGCGGCGGCGCTGGCAGATGACCGACGCGTGTACCTCTACGACCCGCCGGGCCACGGGTACAGCCAGGGCACGGCGTCGTTCCCGACGTGCATAGAACACCTGACAGACCACCTGGCCGCGTGGCTGGTGCAGGCCGGGCTGGTGGGCACGCCGGTCTTCGGGCACTCGCTGGGAGGGGAGGTCACCTTCGACCTCGCCGCCCGCTACCCGGGGTTCTGTACGGCTGTCGTCGCGTGTGCTCCAACCGGCATTCCCGAGAATCCCAGCGTGCCGGTGCAACTGCTGCGCCTGTTGCGTGACCTGCCGCGGGAACGCGCCGCCCTGCTGGTCCCTGGCCTGCGCGCGTACCGGCACTGCGGTGTGCGGCGGATGCTGCGCCTCGCGGACGATCAGACGGCCCACGACACCGGGCCGCTGCTCGGCCGAGTCGACGTGCCCACGCTGCTACTCGACGGCCTGAGCGATCCGGTGATCCAGTCGTGGACGGTTCAGGCCATCCGGACCGCCATTCCGGACGCGGTCGTGCGGGAGATCGCCGGCGGCACGCACGCCCTCACGGATTCGCATCCCCGGGCGGTGGCGAGATACACCCTGGATTTTCTTGAGGCAATCGAAAGGTGAACAAATCAATCACGATCTAGCATAGTCGTGAAACTATTCACTTAAGACTGCGGTGAAATGGCTAGTTCAGCCATCTCCGTCCATCTGTCAGCCCTCTCGACCCTCCACCGCCAGCCCGATCTCGGTGAGCTGCGCGGCATCGACAGGGGAGGGCGCCTCGGCCATCAGGTCGGCGCCGCGGTTGTTCTTCGGGAACGCAATCACCTCGCGGATGCTGGCGGCGCCGGTCATCACCATGACCAGCCGGTCAAAGCCCCACGCGATCCCGCCGTGTGGCGGCGTGCCGTACGTCAGGGCGTCGAGGAAGAAGCCGAACTTGTCCTGCGCCTGCTGCGGAGTGAAGCCGATGGCCCCGAACATCAGAGCCTGTACCTCCGGGCTGTGGATACGGATGCTGCCGCCGCCGACCTCGAAGCCGTTGAGCACCAGATCGTAGGCCTGCGCCCGGATCTCGCCCTGCCGCTCGGTGCCGAACAGCTCCACGTCGTCCGGGTGCGGCGCGGTGAAGGGGTGGTGCATGTAGGTCCACGTACCGGACTCCTCGTCCAGTTCCAGCTGGGGGAAGTCCGTCACCCACGACACGTGGTACAGCGGGCCGCCCGCCGCGAGGTCGAAGGCGTCGCGCAGCGCCAGCCGCACCGCGCCCAGAGCCGACACGGCCGACTTCCACGGGCCGGCGCTGAACAGCAGGGTTCCGCCCTCGGGCACGCCGGTCGCGGCCAGCAGGGATGCCGTCTGCGCGCCGACGAACTTGCTGATGCCGCCCGTGAAGCCCTCGCCCTCGCGCCGCAGCCACGCCAGGCCGCGCGCGCCGTTCTGCTTGGCGACGCGCTCCAGTTCGTCGATCTGCCTGCGCGTCAGTTCCGGTGCCACGATGACCTTGACGCACGGTGCGGATACGAAGGCCGCGAACTCCCCGCCCCGGAACAGCTCGGTCACGTCGGTGAAGGCCGTCCCGAAGCGCAGATCCGGCTTGTCCGAGCCGTAGGTGTCCATCGCGGCGTGGTAGGTCATGCGGGGGAACGGCTGGGGCAGTTCCACTCCCAGCGTCTCGCGGAACACGTGCGCCAGAAGCCGCTCGTTCAGCGCCAGCACGTCCTCCTGCTCGACGAAGCTCATTTCCATATCCAGCTGCGTGAAGTCCGGCTGACGGTCCGCGCGCAGGTCCTCGTCGCGGAAACAGCGGGCGAGCTGGTAGTAGCGGTCCATGCCGGAGATCATCAGGAGCTGCTTGAACAGCTGCGGCGACTGCGGCAGCGCGTAGAACTCGCCCGGGTTCAGGCGGCTGGGCACCAGGAAGTCGCGGGCGCCCTCGGGCGTGGACTTCGTGAGCATGGGCGTCTCGACCTGCACGAAGCCCTCGTTCGCCAGGAAGGACGTGATGGCCGCCACCGCCCTGGACCGCAGGATCAGGTGCCGCTGCATCTCCGGGCGGCGCAGGTCGAGATAGCGGTACTTCAGGCGG
This region of Deinococcus metalli genomic DNA includes:
- a CDS encoding response regulator transcription factor, with product MNGRPDGPGLRLLVVDDEEQILELLDLTLSLHGYDVQTVPSGPDALAHLHVQDVDVIVIDVLMAPWDGFQTVRHLCAALPLVPPVVFLSGLNRPDPLPDLGGDVRVEYLVKPFRPSELIAVIEHVWASRPPTD
- the aspS gene encoding aspartate--tRNA ligase — encoded protein: MKRTSYIGELVPAQAGQSVTLQGWVNRRRDLGGLIFLELRDRSGVVQVQVEPDSPAFAAADELRAEYVAEIEGTYQARPEAQRKGGAADYEVIASRVRVLNTAKTPPFELDKGDSVAEDIRLKYRYLDLRRPEMQRHLILRSRAVAAITSFLANEGFVQVETPMLTKSTPEGARDFLVPSRLNPGEFYALPQSPQLFKQLLMISGMDRYYQLARCFRDEDLRADRQPDFTQLDMEMSFVEQEDVLALNERLLAHVFRETLGVELPQPFPRMTYHAAMDTYGSDKPDLRFGTAFTDVTELFRGGEFAAFVSAPCVKVIVAPELTRRQIDELERVAKQNGARGLAWLRREGEGFTGGISKFVGAQTASLLAATGVPEGGTLLFSAGPWKSAVSALGAVRLALRDAFDLAAGGPLYHVSWVTDFPQLELDEESGTWTYMHHPFTAPHPDDVELFGTERQGEIRAQAYDLVLNGFEVGGGSIRIHSPEVQALMFGAIGFTPQQAQDKFGFFLDALTYGTPPHGGIAWGFDRLVMVMTGAASIREVIAFPKNNRGADLMAEAPSPVDAAQLTEIGLAVEGREG
- a CDS encoding alpha/beta fold hydrolase; translated protein: MYERDGARLHVATTGHGPDVVLIHGLSGSGQWWRHNVPALSREHRVHVLDLAGYGRARRQRALGVQAVARLVAAWLEERDLHDVTVIGHSMGGHISLHVTALVPDRVSRLVLAAASGLLRQPLPRVMLALPGALVTGRKRFLPQIIGDALRAGPRNLLISSRDLLRDSVQELLPAVHVPTLVIWGARDALVPVSVGRMLAGLVPGATLHVIPGAGHVVMVDAAPTFNRLVLDFMAEGRGEGG
- the pdxT gene encoding pyridoxal 5'-phosphate synthase glutaminase subunit PdxT yields the protein MAGKAAPVVGVLALQGAFREHRQRLESLGAAGREVRLPADVDGLAGLVLPGGESTTMTRLLDSFDLWEPIAALHARGGALWGTCAGAILLAADVLGAPPQDGGHQRSFGVLDVTVQRNAFGRQVDSFTTPLDVRGLDAPFEAVFIRAPTFVRVGSDVDVLADYAGHAVLVRQGRVLASAFHPELTGDARLHRAFLEMLVPELTR
- the pdxS gene encoding pyridoxal 5'-phosphate synthase lyase subunit PdxS; protein product: MSETTTGTPQLNRGFAQMFKGGVIMDVVTPEQARIAEAAGATAVMALERVPADIRRDGGVARMSDPKMIKEIIAAVTIPVMAKVRIGHVVEAQILQALGVDFIDESEVLTPADDQFHILKTDFRVPFVCGAKNLGEALRRVGEGASMIRTKGEAGTGNVVEAVRHARTVLGEIRAIQSRPTEELMTVARDLQAPYELVKYVHEHGRLPVVNFAAGGVATPADAALMMVLGLDGVFVGSGIFKSDNPERRAQAIVKAVTHYQNPDVLAEISEDLGAPMTGINIDELIPAERLASRGW
- a CDS encoding alpha/beta fold hydrolase, whose amino-acid sequence is MKVDRIFLDVHGLRTHALVLGRGAPLVVVPGLGCASWMYLRVAAALADDRRVYLYDPPGHGYSQGTASFPTCIEHLTDHLAAWLVQAGLVGTPVFGHSLGGEVTFDLAARYPGFCTAVVACAPTGIPENPSVPVQLLRLLRDLPRERAALLVPGLRAYRHCGVRRMLRLADDQTAHDTGPLLGRVDVPTLLLDGLSDPVIQSWTVQAIRTAIPDAVVREIAGGTHALTDSHPRAVARYTLDFLEAIER